The Lathyrus oleraceus cultivar Zhongwan6 chromosome 5, CAAS_Psat_ZW6_1.0, whole genome shotgun sequence genome includes the window GTAGGTGACTTTGACATTTCAATTTATCTTCCTATGTGTGATATTCTATTCTTCACTTCGATTTTGTCTTAATCCTTTGAAAAATCCAGTGTTTAAATATGTTTTTAAAAAATTTGGTTACGCGTTTTGTCTCAGGCAATAACAGCTCGGACTCTTGTAATTCTCTCTGCTGTTGTAGCTATCTTAATTCAACCAGCTATTGTACCAGCAGCCTATGCAACGTTTCAAACGGCTGCTGGAGGTCCTGCTGCAGCTGCAGTTGGGGGAAAATTAATCCGCGCTGAGCTCCTAAGTAGTGCTTGGACTGGTTTTTTCGCTGGCTGCTTGCACACTTTATCAGGGCCCGACCACCTTGCTGCATTGGCTCCTTTATCGATTGGTCGCACCAGATTGGAGAGTGCTGCGGTAGGAGCCCTTTGGGGTTGTGGTCATGATGCTGGTCAACTTATCTTTGGCTTAATATTTTTAATATTGAAGGATCGACTTCACATTGAAATTATCCGAACTTGGGGCACTAGAGTGGTTGGTTTAACCCTGCTAGTAATTGGTGCTATGGGAATTAAAGAAGCTTCAGAAGCGGCCGCCCCGTGTGTTGCTTTAGAAAACGGAGAATGTGATGTGGGTGTCTATGAATCACTTAATAATCCATCACCACGAAAGAAGAAGATTGGTTTTGCAACATTTGCGACAGGGATAGTTCATGGACTGCAACCAGATGCATTGATGATGGTGTTGCCTGCCCTTGCTTTGCCTTCTCGTTTGGCCGGTGCTGCATATCTAGCGATGTTCTTAGTTGGAACCGTAGTTGCAATGGGAGGTTACACCGTGTTTATAGGTTCATGTAGCCAGGCACTAAAGGATAGAGTACCTAGAATAACAGAGAAGCTCACTTGGGCTTCTTCCCTTATCGCAATAGCTCTTGGATTTGCCATCATTATTAGCCAGTTTTTTGGGTTTACACTCTACTAATACATCTTCAATCTGCAAGGTACCTTTTATTTACAAACACGGTTCGGGTCACGAAAAAGTAGAGATATTAGGGAGAACTTTGTTTAGATTAAGTTCATGTGAAATTGTTTCTTATTGATTATTTGATTTTGCTTTTCAATGTCTATAGTTGTATGTTAAATGATTCTGCAGCCGAGAACTACGTAAGTCTTTATCGATTTGATTTTAGTTTATCATTTTTTTCATGTTGCTTATACTGCGCATAATCAAGCATGAGAGGATCCAAGTCCTTAATAATTCTCAGATTTTTTTTGACGATTTAATTTGAAGTTAGACTTCATTTTATTCCCCAACCCCCTCAACCCTCTTCTACTCTTATTATCATTATTTTCTCTCTTGCAAAGTCATCGGTTTGAAAAACCAGTATGCATCATGCATGCCATGAATTGTGATATGATTCAGTGTTCAAATCCAAGCAGAGAAACTGAAAAAATGTAATGTAGACTAAGCACAATTATATACTTGAATTGAAATTGGATATTTACTCTGAAGTGCCGTGCTTTAAATTGAGAGTGTTCTCGTATTAAAGAGCGATCTTTATACTTGAATTGcaagaaaaatatatataaataattaatTGTATAGTATATTGTTGTAGTGTTTGGTGGGATCTATTTCAGAGTTCTTGATAAGTGTCAGTGTTTGGTGGGACTTATTTCAGAGTTTTTGATAAGTGATGAATATTTTAAGAATAAGGATGAGTTGTTTAAATAATTGGGGAGTGttatataatataaaaaataaagTGGAATGCATTTAAAGAACTCAAATAGATATAGAAATGTTGGGTGTGAGTGCTGTTTTGAATCATTGTGCAACATATGCTTGCAGTTTTCCATTTTGAACTCAACAACAAATCGGGATTGTTAgaatttaatatatatatatatcatttatATTTCAAAATTTTGAAAATGTCCTTGTTACTATTTACTTATCAAAATTTATCTTTTTTTAATTTTGTTCACTTTTACTAAtattccaaaaataaaatttgtGATAGTACATATGAAATTTACGGTACATATTTTTTTTTTCGTATTTTTGAAAATCTCGCATTTTTGTTcgatttttgaaattttttgatgTAGAAATATcggaaattaaaaaaattatggTATTTTCTTGAGAAACCTTAAACTAAAACTAAAAATTGTTAAAATTTTCGAAAAAATATAATAACTTCTGCAAATTTAATAATTTTTGGAATATCAAAAATTTCAAAGTTTCTATactgaaattttgcatgaacttCAAATTTATATTAGCAGTGCAGAAAATAGAAAAATCCTTTATTTGTGCGATCCAGAGTCGGCAGAGTCTTTTACAAATTTGTGTACTGATTTTACAAGTTCTTCACCACTGATGCATTATGTTTTCTATGTAACAGgtttaatttaatatttttccACCTCTATATGATATTGATATTATGCTTTTTATATGATGTAAATGACATATATGAAGTATTAGCATGAACACAAAATATTGACAAACAACATGATGTTATTGTTGTAATTGTTTGTTTTGATACTGCAAATGGGAAGCGAGGTAGGAAAGATAAATTTATTATGAGTTGTGAGAGGGGAGGAAATTATAAAAGAAAGAATGcatttgaaataaataaattcTCATAGGGCATTTATAGTATGAAAGTGAAATGTCATTTTAGACTGAGATCTGCGCCGAATAGTAGCGATTAGAAGGTTATAGTTAGGCATGAGTTGCACACTCATAAACTATCTAAGGAATTAGAAGGCCATGACATATTGGGTTGTCTAAAAGTTCATGAAAAACAATTTGTGAATGACATGACGAAGTACAACATGGCCCCACGGTACATAGTTGCTGCTTTGAAAGACAAAGATCTAGAAAATTTTACCAGTGTTACCTAGCTGTATAAAATTAGAGCTACATACAATGCGAGCAAGAAAGGTCCATTGACGAAAATGCAAATGTTATTGAGTCTTATTCATAGAGAAAAATACATGTGCCGGACTAAAAATATAGAGGACtcaaatgttgttgctgataGCTTGTGGACACATCCTGATTCAGTGAAGTTGTTGAATATGTTTCATTTGGTATTGATTTTTTATTGTACATACAAGAAAACTAGGTAATGGCCAGATGTTGATTTTTTATATCTTTTGGGCATATTTAGATTTATTAGATTTTTTCTTATATGCATCCTGATCATATAGGTATCGACTATCACTGTTTGAGATTGTTGGTGTTACGTCAGCAAAGTTGATATTTTCGGTAGACCTTTTCTATTTGGAACATGAAAGGGAGGAGAACTTCAAATGAGCACTGGAGAAGATCAAAGAGTTGTTCTTTTCCGAGAATTTGCTATCAAAGGTTGTGGCGACAGACTGAGAACTTGCATTGATGAATGCCATGGAAGTTGTGTTTCTAAATTCAACATATATGTTGTATTCGTTCTATATTTTAAAAAATGTTAGTATGAAATGTAAAGAGTATGTTAAAGCAAAATGACTAGAACATGTCATGGATCTATGGAACAATATCATATATGCTAATAGAGAAACTGAGTTTGTCTCACACTTGAAGCACTTTGAGACTGTTTGTgttgttattttatttatttattaagTATGTAAGTGAAACATGGTTGACATCTTATAAAGAAAGGATTGTTGCAACTTGGGTTAACAGAGTCACTCATTTAGGAAACACAACAACGAACAAGTACACAAACGTCATTTTGATGTTATTACATTACTAAAAAGTACACAAACGTCATTGGGATGTTGTGAACACCATGTTGAAGTTGCAGCTAGATTCAATCAGGGTCTCGTTTCAAAAAAGTATTGTCAATATTGAGCATCGGTATAACACTCCATTCTATACCAACTTGCACGGTTTTGTTTCAAGACAGCGTATACAACACATTGGAAAGGAATTAGAAAAGGTAAAATTTGTTGGTGCAAGCAAAGATGCATGTGGTTGCTTTATTAGAACAACACATGGGTTACCGTGTGCGTGTCAACTTGCTGGTTTCCAAATACAAGACAATATTGTTCTTtaaaacaatactaacttctaaccaattaactactaacttttaatttcaagcttttactttaatgcaatttacttttagcactatatttcatttgccatt containing:
- the LOC127086463 gene encoding uncharacterized protein LOC127086463, which codes for MDRLLSSSSPPSLKTLKPLPFINRPFQYASSFNLSPSTRSFFKPISCNRQNPSPLSSSSVQSNDFPTLSSSSDSSVPQPNSLTQIATGAFQKPKAITARTLVILSAVVAILIQPAIVPAAYATFQTAAGGPAAAAVGGKLIRAELLSSAWTGFFAGCLHTLSGPDHLAALAPLSIGRTRLESAAVGALWGCGHDAGQLIFGLIFLILKDRLHIEIIRTWGTRVVGLTLLVIGAMGIKEASEAAAPCVALENGECDVGVYESLNNPSPRKKKIGFATFATGIVHGLQPDALMMVLPALALPSRLAGAAYLAMFLVGTVVAMGGYTVFIGSCSQALKDRVPRITEKLTWASSLIAIALGFAIIISQFFGFTLY